A stretch of DNA from Oryza brachyantha chromosome 4, ObraRS2, whole genome shotgun sequence:
CTTTCCGGAGGAAATTTAGTATCTTGCCCTTTCTGATTGCAAAAGGGTGATTTAGTGCTGGTAGAAAACTCCAGTTCATCCAGGTGAAGAACTGAAGATGACGACGTGGGTATCTTCATCTTTCTCGATCGATTGTTGCTTTCTGAGTTTCAGTACTTGCCCAACGATGTTTCTTACGCCGTTTTCTCAGCCTTCCACGGTTTATCTTCAACAGATACAGTAGTATCTGCTCCACTGAAGGCTATTTATCTCTATcgtatcttttcgcttatgtttatatttataagctaaaatttaaatttttaatcttaaatttagagttaatttaggattttttcacctaattttattttctagccttggttcatagatcgttaaaaatacaataaaaattttatacataaattattttttctttataaatatatcgtttggacCATGATCCCCGAAATTGCAGATAAGCAGCCAACTGGCAGTATTTGGTATGAAAAACAACCTGTCAGAATCGCGCAGGGACACGAAATCTATTACTGCACCATCAAAAACTGATTGCACACTAGCACCTAACCTGAACACCTGTTCCCCAACGCCGAGCCACATTCCGAAACCCTTGATCTCTAATCCAGAAAACAAATAACCGTGGATTCAATTCGACAATCCGTTACGCAGCACAGATTGGCGCCACCTAAACAGCGGCAGCACTACAGAAACAATATCCACTTCAGCTCCAATTCATTTGTCTGAAACTATAGAACCAAAAAGACGTGGTATTTTATACAGTCATCACTCATCACCAGGTCAGCAAACCTGGCTCTTCTGTCTTCCGTTATAACCCGAGAAGACTCCCCCTCCAAagccttctcttttcttctccaaTTCGCGAAATCTGGCGCTACCGCGCATGCTGCTCCAATCCATTTTCCAATCTGAGGCGGTTTGTGCGTAGTTGAGCATTTGGGGGCAGGTCGAGGAAAAAAGATTTGGTTTTGAGCTTGCTTTGATGCCTAAAAATGACCAAGGATCTGGGCCATGCAGATGATTCGGAGACGAGTTTTTGATAAATTCGGATTGGTTGCTATGGATAAGGTGACCGGTTGGTTTACATCCGGATGAAGGATTCCTCGCCGCGGGTCTGTTGAATTGAAGCGGAATTTGCGGTTGTCCAACCGCTAACGCCCGGACAGAGAAGAAAGGTACTACCCGATTGGGAAGGCATTGGAGGCTAATCCACAAGCAATCGCCGCAATCCGTCGTCGTTGAATCACTTCTCGACTGAGTTGCATTCTCCGGCGTAAATGGGGGCGGGGGCGTCGAGCATGATGGGGCCGGAGGGGTACGGCCGCGGGTGGGGGCAGACGTCGCTGGGCGACATGCCGGAGAGCTGCGTCGCGGCGGTGCTGCTCTACCTCGACCCGCCGGAGATCTGCCAGGTTGCCTGCCTCAACTGGGCGTTCCGGGGCGCCGCATCTGCGGACTGCGTATGGGCGGCCAAGCTCCCCGCCAACTACCGGtacctcgccgccctcgccgccgcggccgacgacgacagcgataGCGACGGCCCGACGGAGGGAAATGGCAGCCGCTGCTCCTCCGCGCCGATGATCAAGAAGGAGGTATACGCACGCTTGTGCCGGCCCACCCCATTCGATGGGGGCACCAAGGTAGCTCATTTCTTCTCGGTTATAAACCTTATATTGTGTGGTGGCAATACATCTGTGTTCTTGTTGTATTTCTTAGGTGGAAGAGAGGATATCTAGGACGAGTTACAACGTGGAGGGACAGCTAGTAGAAAGTGGATTTGATGTGTTACTAATTAATAGTGTTCAGTGAGATCTGCTACTTTGGGGTGATCTTAGATTGACAATTTGGTTTGCTTGTTTGTCTATGTTTGTGATATTGGAGGATGGTGCTTGTTTTTGCTTTCTTGTATATCGTGTTGCACTgatctaatttaaaatttttcgtGTATAGGAATTTTGGATGGAGAAGAACAAGGGTGGCCTTTGCTTGTCCATCTCCTCCAAAGCTATGGCAATCACAGGCATAGATGATAGGAGGTATTGGAGCCACCTCTCTACAGAGGAGTCCAGGTGATTCCATCATGGCTTAAAACCCTAATGGCTAATGTGAAGTTCCTTTGAAGTTAAAATCAAATTCCATGAAACTGTTAGTTTGGAGACCTAATCAAGTGTTAGTTTTCATAGTACATTTGAGTagaaaaaatggaaataatACCGAATACCTTTTGGGTTATGGTCTGTTTTACTAAATATCCACTGTATGGAGGTCAGAAAAATCATTCAATTAGCTCTGGATACATGCTGGTTTGTGTGTTGTATGTTGGGGTCTAAATTACATGATTTGAACTTAGCCTAACATGATCACCTTCTTGCTTACGCGGAAACATGATTACACTGACTGTTTTGGCATGTCAGTGAAGCCTTCTTGTTTTCGGCCTCCTATTTCtctttagagcaattttatcgtCCTTGAGTAAGTACTgagagatactaaaatttgcaCTGGTTCATTTGCACTGGTTCAGGAAGTCAACGGTTTTTTGGTTCTATAGTACCGATAACTTCTAATGCAAATCGtaccataaaaaaaactatgttcTTTGATCTCATTCATCACCAACACAGTTTGATATCAAATGATTGCTTTGATAATTTTTCACATCTAATCCTCTCAGATACCACCATTGGggctatttttttagtcttcgTTTATGTTACCAAATAGCAGACAACTAAACCGATATACTTTTCACCATACAGATTCCACAATGTCGCATATCTTCAGCAAATATGGTGGCTTGAGGTGGCTGGGGAAATTGATTTCTGCTTCCCTGCTGGTTCATACAGCCTTTTCTTTCGGCTCCACTTGGGCCGACCTCACAAGCGCATGGGCCGTCGAGTCTATGACTCTGAGCTAATCCACGGTTGGGACATTAAACCGACAAGGTTTCAGCTTTCAACTTCAGATGATCACCATGCTACATCTCAACATTATCATCTGGATAAGCCAGGAAACTGGATCGTTTACCATGTCGGGGACTTTATCGTATCAAGTTCAGATCAGTTAACCAACCTCAGGTTCTCCATGATGCAGATTGATTGTACCCATACAAAAGGCGGTCTTTGCGTAGATTCTGTTTTTATATATCCCAAGGATCATCAACATGAGGACTGCATAATctgcaattaatttttggaaaaCAACTGCATCCAGTTCTCCTTCTTCAGGGTCATTCTTGTCCAAAGCGCAATGTGCTTGCAGAAACAGTTTTGTTCGGGCGTCAAGGATCGGTATTCAGCAGGAAGATTTTAGATGTAGGTAGGATAAGTTCTTCTATGATTGCCATCTTATCTGTAGAAAGAGCAGTTTCATTTGTTTATCATTGGTGTAGTGATGCTTATAGATGTATAGTCGTTCTCCGACATCAGTGAGATTTATACGATTTCCCCTTCCCTGTACAGATTATGTtgtattttttacttgtaaataATGTGGCAGATGAAATGTTTATTATAGCCTGTTCTACCTATTCTACTTAGCCGTGTCTTGCTAGATAGTTTTGACTGTTTGAGGCTTTCAGCTGAACATCCTGAGTACTGTTTGCATGGGCATGGTCATCACAAACTCATAATACTCTCGCCCATGACTGCCACAAGCGCCGTGCAGCTGAAGAGCGTATGAATAAGAGCATGTTCAGTTTATTGCCACTTAACcttactaaattttaatagggcaacaaaataaacacatCGCAGGGCCTGTTCAGTTTGTTGCCATTTTCACCCCTTCTAAAATTTGGCATGGCAACAAAAAACTAAAGGCCCCTGTTTTCGTCTGGAAAATTTAAAGaagtgtttctttttttaaaaaaaaacaaagatttgaAGACATATGGCGGACCCTCGTGGGCATTTTTCTGGGCTATGCTTATTTGGGCTCTAGCGGGCTAAATGTTGCAAAGGAGTACGTGTTTGTTAATGGATCGAACTCAGAACACAAAACGTTGCGTCCATACTCCAtagggttttggttttctacATTTTGATCTC
This window harbors:
- the LOC102704883 gene encoding F-box protein PP2-A13-like; translation: MGAGASSMMGPEGYGRGWGQTSLGDMPESCVAAVLLYLDPPEICQVACLNWAFRGAASADCVWAAKLPANYRYLAALAAAADDDSDSDGPTEGNGSRCSSAPMIKKEVYARLCRPTPFDGGTKEFWMEKNKGGLCLSISSKAMAITGIDDRRYWSHLSTEESRFHNVAYLQQIWWLEVAGEIDFCFPAGSYSLFFRLHLGRPHKRMGRRVYDSELIHGWDIKPTRFQLSTSDDHHATSQHYHLDKPGNWIVYHVGDFIVSSSDQLTNLRFSMMQIDCTHTKGGLCVDSVFIYPKDHQHEDCIICN